From Paenibacillus polymyxa, the proteins below share one genomic window:
- a CDS encoding SDR family oxidoreductase, with protein MKLTGNTIFITGGGSGIGRALAIALHNLGNKVIISGRRKERLEETIKANPGMSAVELNVQDPASIEAAAKQLIEEYPDLNVLINNAGIIQSDNAAGVIDEDVLISTVTTNLLGPIRLTSAFIEHLKSKEEAVVINTTSILGFVPLATTAVYSATKAALHTYTLSQRYMLKDTSVKVIEIVPPWVQSNNDEPRAMPLASFIDATIKILGTDTDEILVDEAKMFRNNPGPNEGVFVTQLNDTMNSEPPKIH; from the coding sequence TTGAAACTTACAGGAAACACGATTTTTATTACAGGCGGTGGTTCAGGGATTGGACGTGCGTTAGCAATAGCTCTCCACAATCTTGGAAACAAAGTTATTATCTCCGGTCGACGTAAAGAGCGTCTGGAGGAGACGATCAAAGCGAATCCTGGCATGTCCGCAGTGGAATTGAATGTACAAGATCCTGCCAGCATAGAGGCGGCCGCCAAGCAGTTAATCGAAGAATACCCGGATTTGAACGTCTTAATTAACAACGCCGGCATCATACAGTCTGATAACGCGGCGGGCGTGATCGATGAGGATGTTTTGATTTCGACTGTCACTACAAACTTGCTAGGTCCCATTCGGTTGACTTCTGCATTCATTGAGCATTTGAAGTCCAAAGAAGAAGCGGTTGTCATCAACACGACTTCAATACTTGGATTTGTACCATTAGCGACAACTGCTGTATATTCCGCGACGAAGGCAGCACTTCACACCTATACGCTGTCCCAAAGGTACATGCTTAAAGACACATCGGTAAAAGTAATAGAAATTGTACCCCCATGGGTTCAAAGCAACAACGATGAACCACGGGCGATGCCGCTTGCTTCATTCATTGATGCAACAATAAAGATACTCGGCACGGATACAGACGAAATTTTGGTGGATGAAGCGAAAATGTTTCGAAATAACCCTGGCCCGAACGAAGGTGTTTTTGTGACCCAGCTTAACGATACGATGAATTCTGAACCTCCAAAGATTCATTGA
- a CDS encoding TetR/AcrR family transcriptional regulator — protein sequence MDKRIQKSRQAIIDAFMRLMSEKEFERITINQIAEEANVNRGTVYLHFTDKYDLRDQCMEAQINELLRNCMSEDNFFHVPSKTALLRTFEYLEQHASFYSRMLTNKGSTVFRNQMETMFRQSLSAHLDSINLDQEMNRDITVQFLISAAVGVLEWWITRSMPYPAAVMVEQFWKLLNCGVEGHERTSSI from the coding sequence ATGGACAAGCGTATTCAAAAATCGAGGCAAGCCATTATTGATGCTTTTATGAGGCTGATGTCAGAAAAGGAATTCGAGAGAATTACGATCAATCAAATTGCGGAGGAAGCGAATGTCAATCGTGGAACGGTTTATTTGCATTTCACTGACAAGTACGATCTGCGCGATCAATGTATGGAAGCTCAAATTAACGAGTTACTACGCAATTGTATGTCTGAAGATAATTTCTTTCATGTCCCTTCCAAAACCGCACTACTGCGCACGTTTGAATATTTGGAGCAGCATGCTTCATTCTATTCAAGAATGCTGACGAACAAGGGAAGTACGGTTTTTCGGAACCAAATGGAGACAATGTTTCGGCAAAGTCTGAGCGCGCATCTGGATTCGATCAACCTCGATCAGGAAATGAACAGGGACATTACGGTGCAATTTTTAATTTCAGCAGCAGTGGGGGTATTGGAATGGTGGATTACCCGTTCAATGCCATATCCGGCAGCGGTCATGGTTGAACAATTTTGGAAATTGCTGAATTGTGGTGTCGAGGGACACGAACGAACATCGTCCATTTGA
- a CDS encoding GNAT family N-acetyltransferase — protein sequence MLTLEKARKNDAQKLAEIQKASFEDESKHFNINGTVGPIGYDSISWQEEMMQNCEYFKILFNGELIGGAMIFVECNQVHNLGRIFIDPNFKNQGIGTKVMEKIESAFPDSTEWWLDTPSWSVKNHHFYSKCGFIKVREEGDLYIFKKTL from the coding sequence GTGCTGACATTAGAAAAAGCTAGAAAAAATGATGCACAAAAACTTGCTGAAATACAAAAGGCCAGTTTTGAGGATGAATCAAAGCATTTTAATATTAACGGAACCGTTGGGCCCATAGGATATGATTCCATAAGTTGGCAAGAAGAGATGATGCAAAATTGCGAATATTTCAAGATACTCTTTAATGGAGAATTAATCGGGGGAGCAATGATATTTGTAGAATGTAATCAAGTGCATAATCTAGGAAGGATCTTTATTGATCCCAATTTTAAAAATCAAGGAATTGGAACGAAGGTGATGGAGAAAATTGAAAGTGCATTTCCAGATAGCACAGAATGGTGGCTGGATACTCCTAGCTGGAGTGTGAAGAATCATCACTTTTATTCAAAGTGTGGGTTTATTAAGGTTAGAGAAGAAGGTGACTTATACATTTTTAAAAAGACTTTATAA
- a CDS encoding GNAT family N-acetyltransferase, whose amino-acid sequence MKIDFAIESDYEYISLRDKHIHKTLIRPKIKENEILIIRETNQEIGWMRYGFFWDNTPFMNMIWIDEEYRGTGIGKKVVQYWEELMKQKGFEMVMTSTQSNEGAQHFYRKLGYRDAGCLMLENEPLEIILTKELNKN is encoded by the coding sequence ATGAAGATTGATTTTGCCATTGAATCAGATTATGAGTATATCTCGTTAAGAGACAAGCACATACATAAAACACTGATAAGACCAAAAATAAAAGAAAATGAAATTCTAATAATTAGAGAAACCAATCAAGAAATAGGTTGGATGAGATACGGATTTTTTTGGGACAACACACCATTTATGAATATGATATGGATAGATGAGGAGTACAGAGGAACAGGCATTGGTAAAAAAGTTGTCCAGTATTGGGAGGAATTAATGAAACAAAAGGGATTTGAGATGGTCATGACCTCAACACAGTCGAATGAAGGAGCTCAACATTTTTATAGGAAGCTTGGATATAGAGATGCTGGATGTTTAATGCTTGAGAACGAGCCTCTGGAAATAATACTGACAAAGGAGTTGAACAAAAATTAA
- a CDS encoding DMP19 family protein has product MGSVIYGEEASSIRDIIYEVPESLRTIILLIDFDTELSMNGVFGFLENATGKYLNETIAALKLIRAEEDSSIMEGIRGLIEGINFNGKIKLEQYQVTPFEERHDINKRLLERIKELADGLYIYSIDRDIFEYLIGYLSDNWIVLLQELKDVRK; this is encoded by the coding sequence ATGGGTAGTGTTATCTACGGGGAAGAGGCTAGCTCAATACGAGACATAATTTATGAGGTACCAGAATCTTTGCGGACTATTATTTTGTTAATAGATTTTGATACAGAATTATCAATGAATGGAGTTTTCGGATTTCTGGAAAATGCTACTGGAAAGTACTTGAATGAAACAATTGCTGCTTTAAAGCTAATTAGAGCGGAAGAAGATTCGTCTATTATGGAGGGAATAAGGGGTCTTATTGAAGGTATTAATTTTAATGGAAAAATAAAATTGGAACAATATCAAGTTACACCATTTGAAGAGAGACATGACATTAATAAGAGGCTGCTTGAAAGAATTAAAGAATTGGCCGATGGACTGTACATATATTCAATAGATAGAGATATTTTTGAGTACTTAATTGGTTATCTCTCTGACAACTGGATTGTATTGTTGCAAGAGCTTAAGGATGTTCGTAAGTAA
- a CDS encoding helix-turn-helix domain-containing protein, with product MKRLNLSTIISSFILGLSIVISGLFISHTGDKELHKDGTNQKEYKPLMTIKETAEYLNITEPQVKTIIFSEETILKTTGSYSGKMFPLIRIGTDIYISTDGLKEWLKESTTQRTQY from the coding sequence ATGAAGCGACTAAATCTAAGTACAATAATTAGTTCTTTCATATTAGGTTTATCAATTGTTATTAGTGGCTTGTTTATTAGTCACACTGGAGACAAGGAGCTGCATAAAGACGGAACAAATCAAAAAGAATATAAACCACTAATGACAATCAAAGAAACAGCTGAATACTTGAACATAACTGAACCCCAAGTAAAAACAATCATATTTAGTGAAGAGACTATATTAAAGACCACTGGTTCATATTCTGGTAAGATGTTTCCCCTTATTAGAATTGGAACTGATATTTATATAAGTACAGATGGATTAAAAGAATGGTTAAAGGAGTCAACAACACAGAGAACACAATATTAG
- a CDS encoding class I SAM-dependent methyltransferase, which translates to MSEYYWDNKIDYLRSTRWLYYNDDYLEFLIQKVWKINKPVEIVDYGCGFGYLGLKLLPLLPNGSTYTGIDKGMELIKQANEIFSKLSYNAEFIECAIEKVELEKKYDIAVSHAFLLHMPNPKSILQKMLDCVQDNGMVICFEPHWIGNMANYYLDGIEQSDVIRLGILQELYERDHKRTAKDGNIGIQIPIMLTQLGLRNVGCRVSDKVNFLDQNMDTESKNMLYSSLKEEGLGQEPNDISEVLKNLLARGLNEMEAQKQYEAEATFSKEFSDKSWLVYAPNMKISFGTVIGN; encoded by the coding sequence ATGTCTGAATACTACTGGGACAATAAAATTGATTACCTAAGAAGTACCCGCTGGTTGTACTATAACGATGATTATTTGGAATTTCTTATACAAAAGGTGTGGAAGATAAATAAGCCTGTAGAGATCGTAGATTATGGATGCGGATTTGGATATTTGGGACTAAAGCTTCTTCCATTGCTACCAAATGGATCAACATATACTGGCATTGACAAAGGCATGGAATTAATAAAGCAAGCCAATGAAATATTTTCGAAACTCTCTTATAATGCTGAATTTATAGAGTGTGCTATTGAAAAAGTGGAATTAGAAAAGAAGTATGACATAGCAGTCAGTCATGCTTTTTTATTACATATGCCAAATCCAAAGAGTATTCTACAAAAGATGCTTGATTGTGTTCAGGATAATGGAATGGTTATCTGTTTTGAACCACATTGGATTGGTAATATGGCGAATTATTATCTAGACGGAATTGAACAAAGCGATGTCATCCGGTTAGGGATTCTACAGGAGTTATATGAGAGAGATCATAAGCGTACGGCTAAGGACGGAAATATAGGCATCCAAATACCGATCATGCTAACCCAGCTAGGCTTAAGAAATGTAGGGTGTAGGGTTAGCGATAAGGTGAACTTTCTTGATCAGAACATGGATACGGAAAGTAAAAACATGCTTTATAGTTCTTTGAAAGAAGAAGGCTTGGGACAAGAACCTAATGATATTTCAGAGGTACTCAAAAATTTATTGGCCAGAGGATTAAACGAAATGGAAGCTCAAAAACAATATGAAGCAGAAGCAACTTTTTCTAAAGAGTTCAGTGATAAATCTTGGTTAGTATATGCACCTAATATGAAGATTTCTTTTGGGACAGTTATAGGAAATTAG
- a CDS encoding DinB family protein — MNEKSQLLEEFKEWICFVSEIREMDWQIKIAEDKWSVHDIVSHILLWDKYFYEAAIHPILNNTPLTLTHIDFNQFNQDAVEYGKTKTKEELIEMTIQYRNMILQSIESMEDDKFTKEYVDGKFTVISYLRDFIWHDQHHIKQIDELKRRAM, encoded by the coding sequence ATGAATGAAAAGTCGCAGTTACTAGAGGAGTTCAAGGAATGGATATGTTTTGTTTCTGAGATTCGTGAAATGGATTGGCAAATAAAGATTGCCGAAGATAAATGGTCAGTTCACGATATCGTAAGTCATATACTGCTGTGGGATAAATACTTTTATGAAGCAGCCATACATCCGATATTAAACAATACGCCTTTGACATTAACACATATTGATTTTAATCAATTTAATCAGGATGCTGTTGAATATGGGAAAACAAAAACGAAGGAAGAATTAATTGAAATGACTATTCAGTACCGTAACATGATATTGCAGAGTATAGAGAGTATGGAAGATGATAAGTTTACTAAAGAATATGTTGACGGGAAGTTTACTGTAATATCTTATTTAAGAGATTTTATCTGGCATGATCAACATCATATAAAACAGATTGATGAGCTTAAAAGAAGAGCTATGTGA
- a CDS encoding YdeI/OmpD-associated family protein translates to MTNREEMNPKVDVYLGKVNKWKAEMEKLRAIMLDCQLTEELKWGKPCYMFQNSNIAIIQGFKEHCALMFFKGALLKDPNGILIKPGEDTQAGRQIRFTNIEEIVEMETILKTYIIEAIEVEKAGLKVDFKKNTELIFPEEFQAKLDENPALKTAFAALTPGRQRAYIMHFAAPKQSKTRESRIEKCMQDILAGKGLNDR, encoded by the coding sequence ATGACAAATAGAGAGGAAATGAATCCTAAGGTTGATGTGTATTTAGGAAAAGTGAACAAATGGAAGGCGGAAATGGAGAAGTTGAGAGCAATCATGCTTGACTGCCAGCTAACTGAAGAACTGAAGTGGGGTAAACCTTGTTACATGTTTCAGAATAGTAACATAGCTATAATACAAGGCTTTAAAGAACACTGTGCGCTTATGTTTTTCAAAGGTGCTTTGTTAAAAGACCCCAATGGTATTCTAATCAAACCTGGGGAGGATACGCAGGCGGGGCGCCAAATTCGGTTCACAAATATTGAAGAAATTGTTGAGATGGAAACCATCTTGAAAACCTATATTATTGAAGCCATTGAAGTGGAAAAAGCCGGTTTGAAAGTGGATTTTAAAAAGAATACAGAACTTATTTTTCCTGAAGAATTTCAAGCTAAATTAGATGAAAATCCTGCTTTGAAAACTGCTTTTGCTGCATTGACGCCGGGACGACAAAGAGCATACATTATGCATTTTGCTGCGCCCAAACAATCTAAAACTCGGGAATCGAGGATTGAAAAATGTATGCAGGACATTCTCGCTGGAAAGGGATTAAATGATCGATAA
- a CDS encoding phosphotransferase enzyme family protein, whose amino-acid sequence MDIFPLEISVLSADALREYISREYFSYGLLKCRLFYRGIHDIYRVNADEKEYFFKVYRQGIRSMEEIQAEVDLLNHLRSSDIKITTPVTRHDGKFISQFNTANGIRYGVLYTSVGKHEFNQIEETAELNERLGSYIATIHNAWDKCELGKKRWNLDAASFIDNSMDAIRQFSTIHDFDLHFLEEVAKNVSDKLECLTVERPQYGICHGDIYSGNIRVDANSNPILFDFDFCGNGWRAYDISMYAFPFGMGCDETKLKKREERKYQFLNGYNKVRAMSQSEVDSIALFIPFRRIFNIGTLYISYLPNTWGDSAVIRNVDEDIKLLQKWLELNPIF is encoded by the coding sequence TTGGATATTTTTCCGTTGGAGATATCTGTACTATCTGCCGATGCACTTCGTGAGTACATTTCAAGGGAATATTTTTCTTATGGCTTACTTAAATGCCGGTTATTTTATAGAGGCATACATGACATATATAGAGTTAATGCAGACGAAAAAGAGTATTTCTTTAAGGTATACCGTCAAGGGATCAGAAGCATGGAAGAAATACAAGCAGAGGTAGATTTGCTCAATCACCTAAGATCATCAGACATTAAAATCACTACACCAGTTACAAGACATGATGGAAAATTTATTTCACAGTTCAACACTGCAAATGGGATAAGGTATGGAGTGCTATATACGTCTGTTGGAAAACATGAGTTTAATCAAATTGAGGAAACGGCTGAATTAAATGAGAGATTAGGTAGTTATATCGCTACAATTCATAATGCTTGGGACAAATGTGAGCTTGGAAAAAAACGATGGAATCTAGATGCTGCCTCATTTATAGATAATTCTATGGATGCTATCAGACAGTTCTCAACCATTCATGATTTTGACCTGCATTTTTTAGAGGAAGTTGCAAAGAATGTGAGCGATAAACTAGAGTGTTTAACTGTTGAAAGACCGCAATATGGTATATGTCACGGCGACATATATAGTGGGAATATCCGAGTTGACGCTAACAGCAATCCTATCCTTTTTGATTTTGATTTCTGTGGAAATGGATGGAGAGCATATGACATATCTATGTATGCTTTCCCATTTGGCATGGGATGTGACGAAACGAAATTAAAAAAGAGAGAAGAACGAAAATATCAATTCTTAAATGGATATAACAAGGTTAGAGCTATGAGCCAAAGTGAAGTAGATTCTATTGCCCTCTTTATTCCCTTCAGAAGAATTTTTAATATTGGCACTCTATACATTTCTTATCTTCCAAATACTTGGGGAGACTCTGCTGTCATCAGAAATGTAGATGAAGATATTAAACTGCTTCAAAAGTGGTTGGAATTAAACCCTATATTTTAA
- a CDS encoding sulfurtransferase, protein MKSIVSKRWLLARLYEPDIIIADCRSVLGQAGAGRTEFNEDHIPGAIHFDLEEDLTAPLGEHGGRHPLPDVDTLAARLSRAGINAGSRIVAYDDQGGMMASRFWWLLRYLGHEQVYVLEESYSAWKEAKFPVTADQPIRIPSTFVANIQPQMLTSMKEVQRISEASVPVGSYIGFSPILIDSRERPRYLGLEEPIDQAAGHIPGAVNFFWKEVLDEKGAFKNAEQLKQHFSDLDQDAEIIVYCGSGVSACPNVLALNEAGFSNVRLYPGSWSDWISYEENPVATGEE, encoded by the coding sequence ATGAAATCCATCGTATCTAAGCGCTGGCTGTTGGCCCGATTGTATGAACCCGACATAATCATTGCCGACTGCCGTTCCGTGCTCGGACAAGCCGGGGCTGGACGGACCGAATTTAATGAAGACCACATTCCTGGGGCGATTCACTTCGATTTGGAAGAAGACCTTACCGCTCCTCTAGGCGAGCATGGTGGTCGCCATCCACTACCTGATGTAGATACACTTGCTGCACGTCTGAGCCGTGCCGGGATCAATGCAGGTTCACGCATCGTCGCTTATGATGACCAAGGGGGGATGATGGCCTCCCGCTTCTGGTGGCTGCTGCGCTACCTTGGTCATGAGCAGGTATACGTGCTGGAAGAAAGCTACAGCGCTTGGAAGGAAGCAAAATTCCCCGTTACGGCAGACCAGCCGATTCGCATTCCCTCGACCTTTGTGGCAAATATTCAGCCACAAATGCTCACAAGTATGAAAGAAGTACAACGTATATCCGAAGCTTCTGTTCCTGTTGGCTCCTATATCGGGTTTTCACCTATATTGATCGACTCCAGAGAGCGGCCACGCTACCTGGGACTGGAAGAGCCTATAGATCAAGCAGCGGGGCATATCCCCGGTGCAGTGAATTTCTTCTGGAAAGAGGTCTTGGACGAAAAGGGTGCATTTAAAAATGCAGAGCAGTTGAAACAGCATTTCTCTGATCTTGATCAGGACGCTGAGATCATCGTATATTGCGGATCAGGCGTATCCGCCTGCCCGAATGTTCTGGCCTTGAATGAGGCAGGATTTAGTAATGTGAGACTCTATCCAGGAAGCTGGAGCGATTGGATCAGCTATGAGGAAAATCCGGTGGCGACCGGGGAGGAATAA
- a CDS encoding DMT family transporter, with amino-acid sequence MNQAHKPSFSFELLYIIGIIAISFSSIFVRWSEAEVSVIAMYRLYLTNLLMLPLVWKYRTELFSLTRKQWMLILWSGIALGLHFLLWMGSLRLTTVASSTVIMTLEPILVMLGSFLFFRTGTNRAMLFGMGMAFVGSLAIGAGDFHVSGQALLGDALSFLGMIAVSIHMLMGKHLREHLSAFVYNFWVFIIAATSLALYNVVNAIPFTGYAPREWGLFLLLAIVPTLFGHYLFNWLLKYINATAVSMAVLGEPVISSLLAWVLLGERLSALQFGAGFFILFGVWVFIRYGTDFKKQVVHQSEMPDNEPPLKVSS; translated from the coding sequence ATGAATCAAGCACACAAACCGTCGTTTTCCTTTGAATTATTGTACATCATAGGTATTATCGCTATTTCGTTCTCCTCGATATTCGTCAGATGGTCTGAAGCCGAGGTGTCCGTCATCGCTATGTACCGTCTGTACCTGACCAATCTTCTGATGCTGCCATTGGTCTGGAAATACCGCACCGAGCTATTCAGCCTCACTCGCAAGCAGTGGATGCTGATCCTCTGGTCCGGAATCGCGCTAGGGCTGCATTTCTTGCTGTGGATGGGCTCGCTGCGACTGACCACCGTTGCAAGCTCTACCGTTATTATGACATTGGAACCGATCCTTGTCATGCTCGGTTCTTTTTTGTTTTTCCGGACAGGCACGAATCGCGCTATGCTCTTCGGAATGGGTATGGCCTTTGTCGGCTCACTGGCCATCGGCGCAGGGGATTTTCATGTCTCAGGACAAGCTCTGCTCGGAGATGCACTGTCCTTCTTGGGCATGATCGCCGTGTCCATCCACATGCTAATGGGCAAGCATCTACGCGAGCATTTGAGCGCTTTTGTCTATAACTTTTGGGTTTTTATCATCGCAGCCACATCGCTTGCGCTGTATAATGTGGTCAATGCTATACCTTTTACTGGATATGCGCCACGGGAATGGGGGCTGTTCCTGCTGCTTGCCATAGTGCCTACGCTGTTCGGACATTACCTGTTTAACTGGCTTCTCAAATACATAAACGCCACCGCGGTGTCGATGGCGGTACTCGGTGAGCCTGTTATTTCTTCCCTGCTGGCATGGGTGCTGCTCGGGGAAAGGCTGTCTGCCTTGCAGTTTGGTGCAGGCTTTTTCATTCTGTTTGGAGTATGGGTTTTCATCCGATACGGAACGGATTTTAAAAAGCAAGTTGTCCACCAAAGTGAAATGCCTGACAATGAGCCCCCCCTGAAGGTTAGCTCTTAG
- the dapD gene encoding 2,3,4,5-tetrahydropyridine-2,6-dicarboxylate N-acetyltransferase codes for MSIEMNTQEVINVIKNSKKKTPVKVYVKGALASASFGENVQAFISGDSGVVFGDWADIKPVLDSANAKEEDYVVENDRRNSAVPMLDLKGINARIEPGAYIRDMVGIGNNAVIMMGAVINIGVTIGEGTMIDMNAVLGGRVKVGNMCHIGAGVVLAGVIEPPSAQPVIVEDEVLIGANSVVLEGVRIGKGAVVAAGAVVTEDVPPYSVVAGTPARVIKQVDDKTKSKTEILKELRVL; via the coding sequence ATGTCCATCGAAATGAATACACAAGAAGTCATCAACGTGATTAAAAACAGCAAGAAAAAGACGCCTGTTAAAGTATATGTAAAAGGGGCTTTGGCTTCCGCATCTTTTGGCGAGAACGTTCAAGCTTTTATTTCTGGAGACAGCGGTGTGGTATTTGGTGATTGGGCCGATATCAAGCCGGTACTGGATAGCGCAAACGCTAAAGAAGAAGATTATGTGGTGGAAAATGACCGCCGTAACTCCGCTGTTCCTATGCTGGATTTGAAAGGCATTAATGCACGCATTGAGCCAGGCGCCTATATCCGTGATATGGTAGGCATCGGTAACAACGCAGTCATTATGATGGGTGCAGTAATTAACATTGGCGTTACGATTGGTGAAGGCACTATGATTGATATGAATGCTGTACTTGGCGGTCGTGTTAAAGTAGGCAACATGTGCCACATCGGTGCAGGCGTTGTCCTTGCAGGTGTCATTGAGCCACCTTCCGCACAGCCCGTTATCGTAGAAGACGAAGTATTGATCGGTGCGAACTCGGTTGTACTGGAAGGCGTACGCATTGGTAAAGGTGCAGTTGTCGCAGCCGGAGCGGTTGTAACTGAAGATGTGCCTCCATACTCTGTAGTAGCGGGTACACCTGCACGTGTAATCAAACAAGTCGATGACAAGACCAAATCCAAAACTGAGATTTTGAAAGAACTGCGCGTTTTGTAA
- a CDS encoding N-acetyldiaminopimelate deacetylase, whose protein sequence is MSTANYRSFVQIRRDLHQIPELGFEEYKTQRYLLNYLETLPQERLEIRTWRTGVLVFIHGTAPKRRYGYRCDMDGLPIEEETGYDFRSTHPGYMHACGHDLHMTIGLGIVTHFASHPMKDDLVVLFQPAEEGPGGALPMRDSTELADWMPDEIVALHVAPEYPVGTIATRPGILFANTSELFIDLKGTGGHAAYPHKANDMVVAACQLVGQLQTVVARNVNPLDAAVITVGKVSGGTKQNIIAETARLEGTIRTLSADTMTLVKSRIEALVRGVEAGFECQAEIHYGSNYLQVYNEAKVTEEFMNWVSNRQDVQLVECGEAMTGEDFGYFLERIPGLMFWLGVDTPYGLHHAKLEPAEEAIEVAIRVLTDYFTWKSQG, encoded by the coding sequence ATGAGTACAGCCAATTATCGTTCTTTTGTTCAAATACGAAGGGATCTGCATCAAATTCCCGAACTAGGGTTTGAGGAATATAAAACACAACGATACTTGCTGAACTACTTGGAAACGCTCCCTCAGGAGCGGCTGGAGATTCGTACATGGCGTACGGGCGTGTTAGTATTCATTCATGGAACGGCTCCTAAGCGCCGCTATGGATATCGTTGTGATATGGATGGTTTACCCATCGAGGAAGAGACGGGTTACGATTTCCGTTCGACTCATCCTGGCTACATGCATGCTTGTGGACACGACTTACATATGACGATTGGATTGGGAATTGTGACTCACTTTGCGAGCCATCCGATGAAGGATGATCTGGTCGTGTTGTTTCAACCTGCGGAGGAAGGACCTGGTGGAGCCTTGCCTATGCGGGACAGCACGGAGCTGGCCGACTGGATGCCGGATGAAATTGTCGCATTGCATGTTGCACCAGAATATCCTGTAGGCACAATTGCTACTCGCCCGGGTATCCTGTTTGCCAATACGTCAGAGCTTTTCATCGATCTCAAGGGTACGGGGGGACATGCTGCTTATCCACACAAGGCGAATGATATGGTAGTAGCTGCTTGCCAGCTGGTAGGGCAATTACAGACGGTGGTAGCCCGTAACGTGAACCCACTGGATGCCGCAGTCATTACCGTTGGCAAGGTTAGTGGAGGCACGAAGCAAAATATCATCGCGGAAACCGCTCGTTTGGAAGGTACAATCCGTACGCTGTCTGCCGATACGATGACGCTGGTTAAATCACGGATTGAGGCGCTGGTGCGCGGTGTGGAAGCTGGGTTTGAATGTCAAGCGGAGATTCATTATGGCTCCAATTATTTGCAAGTGTACAATGAAGCCAAGGTGACTGAGGAATTCATGAACTGGGTCAGTAACCGGCAGGATGTGCAGCTCGTTGAATGCGGAGAAGCGATGACGGGAGAGGATTTCGGGTATTTCCTGGAGCGAATTCCCGGTCTGATGTTCTGGCTTGGGGTGGATACGCCTTATGGCTTGCACCATGCCAAGCTGGAGCCTGCGGAGGAAGCCATCGAGGTGGCCATCCGTGTGTTGACAGACTATTTTACATGGAAGTCTCAAGGGTGA